The Chryseobacterium indicum genome includes a window with the following:
- a CDS encoding ISAon1 family transposase N-terminal region protein, whose protein sequence is MLSDQELLKLLLPEFLVEHFDILKAETHDAELHLYFEEKSSIPHEFKERQLESKGFLPEIIIDDYPLRGKIVKLHVKRRRWTDKSSGEILQRDWQLVAKGTRMTKDLAGFLKKISRH, encoded by the coding sequence ATGCTAAGCGATCAAGAACTTCTTAAATTGTTACTTCCTGAATTTTTAGTTGAACACTTTGATATCCTCAAAGCAGAAACTCATGATGCAGAACTTCATCTTTATTTTGAAGAAAAAAGCAGCATTCCTCATGAATTCAAAGAAAGACAGCTGGAATCGAAGGGCTTTTTACCTGAAATCATCATAGATGATTATCCGTTGCGGGGTAAAATCGTAAAACTTCATGTGAAAAGAAGAAGATGGACTGATAAATCCTCTGGTGAAATCCTTCAAAGAGACTGGCAGCTGGTAGCGAAAGGAACACGCATGACAAAGGATTTAGCAGGCTTCTTAAAAAAAATTAGCCGACACTAA
- a CDS encoding response regulator has protein sequence MSDYMVPDNEKERMKKLELFDLLNLSKDSQLDVFTETACLISGCQNALIAIMESETQMIQSCIGISLDKVDRKNTVCQYSVATGQTIVINDTLSDERSSGNPLIIEAGIRFYAGVPLLDDEGFALGTLCVFDYEPKSLSKEQISTLKKLGEAVTRLLMAKRKNVHAEYFQQIFTISNNPICVLDDNLIIKDINQAFEKAFHLENNSKPYHLDFLKLLGDQSEDIKLKVKNFLQNGEELMLTTSTKMDESQQVIIEWYMKRNHSHSEIFCFGTNITQHIEEKLQLERSERRFRSFFENAIGLMSMHDMEGNILEVNRKGREILHYSENEVTGLNLKDLVPEKNWKLLEDYLQKINQNKEDIGTMILKTKEGKELVWMYHNRVEINREGQPYVLSTALNITERMMLESDLLYTKKILEQTSAVAQVGGWEVNLKNNSVFWSQTTKEIHKIDPGLQPDFESALQFYKEEDRSRMRFLFEKAVSEGIAYDEEFQLIRNDGVMIWVRVKGIPEFEDGLCTKIFGIIQDINAFKNIYLELARKEAMLQSFVTYVPTAVAMFDKDLNYISVSSSWKDEFHMNHLDLIGQNIFTVSPNVPKERKEIYLNALRGKTYKNENFVLEQEDGLQYYNLEVRPWYLSDGVTGGIIISVQNISDTVKTNNELKDAKKMADIASKAKSEFLANMSHEIRTPLNGVIGFSDLLLKTPLNEIQMQYLNYINESGENLLTIINDILDFSKIESGKMDLLIDKSNVYDMVSQVINVILYQSQKKDIELLLNIEPGLPETILIDESRMKQILINLLGNAVKFTEQGEIELKVEKQWMDHEKIRLRFAVRDTGIGIPVEKQQSIFNAFTQENSSISKRYGGTGLGLTISNNILGYMGSELRLNSILHKGSVFFFDIEVPYEMSAANKDEELKISKVLVVDDNEANRIILQHMLAYKNIESRLAANGMEALQILLAGERFDIILMDYHMPVISGLETIEKIKGLFSKQKETSPLVILHTSSEEHDVINSFRQEENSYFLLKPIKSEDLYKTLRRATENNEKQLPTAAETKTEPSLHAPGLHVLLVDDNPVNMLLNSRIMQSLIPDVQLTEAVNGLEALEECRKQNFSLILMDVQMPVMDGIEATREIRKLPEYQTIPILGVTAGTTFGEKEKCLQCGMNDFLPKPLRQAELLEMLSKYISEKETDVEHDVTAESNLDMEFLQQQTGDDEDFKGIFLNLVVTELTQAENNIKRSVTERNTDDLKKSLHKLKGTAGTAGLIKLSEKVIYWENKTDQNVDFSILHDEIIQEISAGLHIIKKLMK, from the coding sequence ATGAGCGATTATATGGTTCCTGATAACGAAAAAGAAAGGATGAAAAAGCTGGAACTTTTTGATTTGTTGAACTTATCTAAAGATTCTCAGCTGGACGTTTTTACAGAAACAGCATGTCTTATTTCCGGCTGCCAAAATGCGCTCATTGCCATTATGGAAAGCGAAACCCAAATGATACAAAGCTGTATCGGGATATCTCTGGATAAAGTAGACCGTAAAAATACAGTCTGTCAATATTCTGTTGCTACAGGACAAACAATCGTTATTAACGACACTTTATCAGACGAAAGATCATCTGGCAATCCGCTGATTATTGAAGCGGGTATTCGTTTTTACGCGGGAGTTCCGCTTTTGGATGACGAAGGTTTTGCTTTAGGGACACTCTGCGTTTTCGATTACGAGCCGAAATCATTATCTAAAGAGCAGATTTCTACTCTTAAGAAATTGGGAGAAGCAGTTACCAGGCTTTTAATGGCTAAAAGAAAAAATGTTCACGCAGAATATTTTCAGCAGATCTTTACTATTTCGAATAATCCTATTTGTGTACTGGATGATAATCTGATTATCAAAGATATAAATCAGGCTTTTGAAAAGGCATTCCATCTTGAAAACAACAGCAAGCCATATCATCTTGATTTTTTAAAACTTCTGGGAGATCAGAGTGAAGATATTAAGCTGAAAGTCAAAAATTTTCTTCAGAATGGCGAAGAATTGATGTTAACGACTTCTACAAAGATGGATGAAAGCCAACAGGTAATCATCGAATGGTATATGAAACGGAATCATAGTCATTCTGAGATTTTTTGCTTCGGAACCAATATTACTCAGCATATTGAAGAGAAACTGCAGCTGGAAAGATCAGAACGCCGTTTCAGAAGTTTTTTTGAAAATGCTATCGGATTGATGAGCATGCATGATATGGAAGGTAATATTCTTGAGGTCAACAGAAAGGGCAGAGAAATTTTGCATTATTCTGAAAATGAAGTCACCGGATTGAATTTAAAAGATCTTGTCCCCGAAAAAAACTGGAAGCTGCTGGAAGATTATTTACAGAAGATTAATCAGAATAAGGAAGACATTGGAACAATGATCCTGAAAACAAAGGAAGGAAAGGAGCTTGTCTGGATGTATCATAATAGAGTGGAGATCAATAGGGAAGGACAGCCTTATGTATTAAGTACGGCACTTAATATAACGGAAAGGATGATGTTGGAAAGTGACCTTTTGTACACGAAAAAAATACTTGAGCAAACAAGCGCTGTTGCTCAGGTAGGAGGATGGGAAGTGAATCTGAAAAATAATTCTGTATTCTGGTCGCAGACGACAAAAGAAATTCATAAAATAGATCCGGGACTGCAGCCTGATTTTGAAAGTGCTTTGCAGTTTTATAAAGAAGAAGACCGGTCCAGAATGAGATTTTTATTCGAAAAAGCTGTATCAGAAGGAATAGCCTATGATGAAGAGTTTCAGCTTATACGTAATGATGGCGTTATGATTTGGGTTAGGGTAAAAGGAATTCCGGAATTCGAAGATGGCTTATGTACAAAGATTTTCGGAATTATTCAGGATATCAATGCTTTTAAAAATATATATCTGGAACTGGCAAGAAAAGAAGCAATGCTGCAGTCTTTTGTAACCTACGTACCCACTGCGGTTGCCATGTTTGATAAAGACCTTAATTATATATCCGTAAGCAGCAGCTGGAAGGATGAATTTCATATGAATCATCTTGATCTTATCGGTCAGAACATTTTTACAGTTTCACCCAATGTCCCGAAAGAAAGGAAAGAGATTTATCTTAATGCATTAAGAGGAAAGACCTATAAAAACGAAAACTTTGTGCTGGAGCAGGAAGACGGTCTTCAGTATTATAACCTAGAAGTAAGACCATGGTATCTTTCAGACGGAGTTACTGGGGGAATCATTATTTCTGTACAGAATATAAGCGACACGGTAAAAACAAACAATGAACTGAAGGATGCCAAAAAAATGGCTGACATTGCAAGCAAGGCAAAATCGGAATTTCTTGCCAACATGAGCCACGAGATCCGTACGCCGTTAAATGGTGTGATCGGCTTTTCAGATCTATTATTAAAGACTCCGCTTAACGAGATACAAATGCAGTATCTCAACTATATTAACGAATCGGGGGAAAACTTACTTACGATCATTAATGACATTTTGGATTTCTCTAAAATTGAATCCGGAAAAATGGATCTTTTGATTGATAAAAGTAATGTTTATGATATGGTAAGTCAGGTTATCAACGTGATTCTATACCAGTCCCAAAAAAAAGATATAGAATTATTGCTGAATATTGAACCCGGTTTACCGGAAACGATCCTGATTGATGAATCCCGAATGAAGCAGATCCTTATCAACCTCTTAGGAAATGCTGTAAAATTTACAGAACAGGGAGAAATAGAGCTGAAAGTAGAAAAACAATGGATGGATCATGAGAAAATACGGCTCCGTTTCGCAGTGCGGGATACCGGAATTGGAATACCCGTTGAAAAACAGCAGTCTATTTTTAATGCTTTCACACAGGAAAACAGCTCCATCAGCAAACGTTACGGAGGAACCGGACTCGGGCTTACCATTTCAAATAATATTCTGGGCTATATGGGAAGTGAACTCAGGTTAAACAGTATACTACACAAAGGATCTGTATTTTTCTTCGATATTGAGGTGCCGTATGAAATGTCTGCTGCAAATAAAGATGAAGAACTGAAGATCAGCAAAGTACTTGTTGTTGACGATAACGAAGCAAACAGAATTATTCTGCAGCATATGCTGGCTTATAAAAATATAGAATCCAGGCTGGCTGCCAATGGGATGGAAGCTTTACAGATTTTGTTAGCGGGAGAACGTTTTGATATTATTCTCATGGATTATCATATGCCCGTTATTTCCGGGCTGGAAACGATTGAAAAAATTAAGGGGTTATTTAGTAAACAGAAAGAAACTTCTCCATTGGTGATCCTTCATACATCTTCAGAAGAACATGATGTTATTAACTCCTTCCGACAGGAAGAAAACTCTTATTTTTTATTAAAACCGATTAAATCCGAAGATCTATATAAAACTTTAAGGAGGGCAACAGAAAATAATGAAAAACAACTGCCGACAGCTGCGGAAACAAAAACAGAACCTTCTTTACATGCGCCTGGTCTTCATGTTTTATTAGTGGACGACAATCCTGTGAATATGCTGCTTAACAGCAGAATAATGCAATCCCTTATTCCTGATGTACAGCTTACGGAAGCTGTAAATGGACTGGAAGCACTTGAAGAATGCAGAAAACAGAACTTTTCTCTTATCCTGATGGATGTCCAGATGCCGGTAATGGACGGTATTGAAGCAACAAGGGAAATTAGAAAACTTCCGGAATATCAAACAATTCCTATCCTAGGAGTGACAGCCGGAACAACATTTGGAGAAAAAGAAAAATGCCTGCAATGCGGGATGAATGATTTCCTTCCTAAGCCTTTACGTCAAGCTGAACTTTTGGAAATGTTGAGCAAATATATTTCGGAAAAAGAAACGGATGTGGAGCATGATGTAACTGCTGAAAGCAACCTAGATATGGAGTTTTTACAGCAGCAAACAGGTGATGATGAAGATTTCAAAGGAATATTTTTAAATCTGGTGGTCACTGAGCTTACTCAGGCAGAAAATAATATAAAGCGGTCTGTTACAGAAAGAAATACGGATGATCTGAAAAAAAGTCTTCATAAACTGAAGGGAACAGCCGGAACAGCCGGATTGATAAAACTTTCGGAAAAGGTAATATACTGGGAAAATAAGACTGACCAAAATGTAGATTTTTCAATATTACACGACGAAATAATTCAGGAAATATCAGCCGGATTGCATATAATAAAAAAATTAATGAAATAA
- a CDS encoding transposase: MSRGKRGFSTRFDLGKIFQLIIKRLKTGCQWRELSLKEYFTNQRISWQLIYYYFNKWSKDGSFRRIWVSLLKKNKRDLDLSCVQMDGSHTRSKTGGESVGYQGRKSSKTSNCIFLCDNQGQMLSMGEPVSGEHHDLYQIEETLEEIFVLLDEADIECKGLFLNADSGFDGKKCRDILEKKEMIANIKENPRNGNTQHEKYFDSELYKRRFKIEKANAWLDSFKALLVRFETLNITWVSLHYLAFSILFLRKIKV; this comes from the coding sequence TTGAGCAGAGGAAAACGGGGATTTTCAACAAGATTTGATTTAGGGAAAATCTTTCAACTCATTATTAAGCGTTTAAAAACAGGCTGCCAATGGCGCGAGCTGAGTCTTAAAGAGTACTTTACCAATCAGAGAATCAGTTGGCAACTGATTTATTATTATTTTAATAAATGGAGTAAGGATGGTTCTTTCAGGCGAATTTGGGTTTCCCTTCTTAAAAAGAATAAAAGAGATTTAGATCTTTCCTGTGTTCAGATGGACGGGAGTCATACGCGCAGTAAAACCGGTGGCGAATCGGTAGGTTATCAGGGACGAAAATCATCAAAGACCAGTAATTGTATCTTCCTTTGTGATAATCAGGGACAAATGCTTTCAATGGGAGAGCCGGTGAGCGGAGAACATCATGACCTTTATCAGATTGAAGAAACTTTAGAGGAGATTTTTGTTCTTTTGGATGAAGCTGATATAGAGTGTAAAGGATTATTCCTGAATGCAGATTCAGGTTTTGACGGTAAAAAATGCAGAGATATTCTTGAGAAAAAAGAAATGATTGCCAATATTAAAGAGAATCCACGGAATGGAAATACACAGCATGAAAAATATTTTGATTCCGAACTGTATAAAAGAAGATTCAAAATAGAAAAAGCAAATGCATGGCTGGATAGCTTCAAAGCGCTATTAGTAAGGTTTGAAACTTTAAATATTACATGGGTGAGTTTGCATTATCTGGCTTTTTCTATTTTGTTTCTCAGAAAAATAAAAGTTTAA
- a CDS encoding peptidoglycan-binding protein LysM, producing MKKQIFISALVLGAVALGTNLVLAQNSDHASSTVNIILADVISMDMGTASSGNAVDFSYANTTDYNSSKNVTIPNSLVVISSKNFDIKVKSEGANFVSGTNVIPVDVLKVKAIPGGSLSGTLNEVTLSTADQVLVSNAASGAKQSLNIAYSISAQKASNVLLGKPKGTYTQTVTYTATAL from the coding sequence ATGAAAAAACAAATCTTTATCTCCGCTCTGGTTCTGGGAGCAGTTGCTTTAGGAACCAATCTCGTTTTGGCGCAAAATTCCGATCACGCCAGTTCAACAGTAAATATTATTTTAGCAGATGTTATTTCAATGGATATGGGAACTGCTTCTTCAGGCAACGCTGTAGATTTTAGCTATGCGAATACAACAGATTATAATTCTTCAAAAAATGTGACGATTCCCAATAGCTTAGTCGTCATTTCTTCTAAAAATTTTGATATAAAAGTAAAATCTGAGGGCGCAAACTTTGTAAGCGGCACCAACGTAATTCCAGTAGATGTATTAAAGGTAAAAGCAATACCCGGCGGAAGTTTATCCGGAACTCTCAACGAGGTCACCTTATCTACAGCCGATCAGGTGCTGGTAAGTAACGCCGCTTCAGGTGCGAAACAATCTTTAAATATTGCTTATTCTATTTCAGCACAAAAAGCATCGAATGTCCTTCTGGGAAAACCTAAAGGTACCTATACACAAACGGTAACTTATACTGCCACTGCACTGTAA
- a CDS encoding peptidoglycan-binding protein LysM: MTKQIAIAALTIGAFILGTNNAKAQNTTATTTVNITLNDVISIDAGSTAIGNTVDFNYVTAADYNSDQTVTKANSLKVTSTKNFNVKVKAGGANFMNGTNLIPVSVLTIKAATASGTMGGTKSAVVLSSTDQTLVSNAPLGSALTLNLDYTIPAAKSSSSDILGKPAGTYTQTVTYTATAL, translated from the coding sequence ATGACAAAACAAATTGCAATCGCAGCATTAACTATCGGAGCATTTATCTTAGGAACTAACAATGCTAAAGCTCAGAACACCACTGCAACAACAACAGTAAACATTACTCTAAATGACGTAATCTCTATCGATGCAGGAAGTACTGCAATCGGGAACACTGTAGATTTCAACTATGTTACTGCAGCAGACTATAACTCAGATCAAACAGTAACAAAAGCCAACTCATTAAAAGTTACTTCAACAAAGAATTTTAATGTAAAAGTAAAAGCAGGAGGAGCGAATTTCATGAATGGAACAAACCTAATCCCTGTTAGCGTATTAACAATTAAAGCAGCTACCGCTTCAGGAACTATGGGAGGAACAAAAAGTGCTGTAGTTTTATCTTCAACAGATCAGACGTTAGTATCAAATGCTCCGCTTGGAAGTGCATTAACACTGAACTTGGATTACACCATTCCGGCAGCGAAGTCTTCGTCTTCTGACATCTTAGGTAAACCGGCAGGAACGTACACGCAGACCGTAACTTATACTGCAACGGCTTTATAA
- a CDS encoding peptidoglycan-binding protein LysM, producing the protein MIKQIAIAALTIGASILGTNNVQAQNTTATTTVNITLNDVISIDAGSTAIGNTVNFNYATSTDYNSDQTVTKANSLKVTSTKNFNVKVKAGGTNFVNGTNLIPVSVLTIKAATAPGTMGGTKSAVVLSSTDQTLVSNAPLGSALTLNLDYTIPAAKSSSSDILGKPAGTYTQTVTYTATAL; encoded by the coding sequence ATGATAAAACAAATTGCAATCGCAGCCTTAACAATCGGAGCAAGTATATTAGGAACCAACAATGTTCAGGCTCAGAACACAACCGCAACAACAACCGTAAACATTACTCTGAACGATGTAATCTCTATTGATGCCGGAAGTACTGCAATTGGCAACACTGTTAACTTCAACTACGCTACTTCAACAGACTACAATTCTGACCAAACCGTTACCAAAGCCAACTCATTAAAAGTTACTTCAACAAAGAATTTTAATGTGAAAGTAAAAGCAGGAGGTACGAATTTCGTGAATGGAACCAATCTAATCCCTGTTAGCGTATTAACAATTAAAGCAGCTACCGCTCCCGGAACTATGGGAGGAACAAAAAGTGCTGTTGTTTTATCTTCAACAGATCAGACGTTAGTATCAAATGCTCCGCTTGGAAGCGCATTAACGCTGAATTTGGACTACACCATTCCGGCAGCAAAGTCTTCTTCTTCCGACATTTTAGGTAAGCCGGCAGGAACGTACACACAGACAGTAACTTATACTGCAACAGCTTTATAA
- a CDS encoding peptidoglycan-binding protein LysM: MTKQIAIAALTIGAFILGTNNAQAQNTTATTTVNITLSDVISIDAGSTAIGNTVDFNYVTASDYNSDQTVTKANSLKVTSTKNFNVKVKAGGANFMNGTNLIPVSVLTIKAATASGTMGGTKSAVVLSATDQTLVSNAPLGSALTLNLDYTIPAAKSSSSDILGKPAGTYTQTVTYTATAL, from the coding sequence ATGACAAAACAAATTGCAATCGCAGCATTAACTATCGGAGCATTCATTTTAGGAACTAACAATGCTCAGGCTCAGAACACCACTGCAACAACAACCGTAAACATTACCCTAAGCGATGTAATCTCTATCGATGCAGGGAGTACTGCAATCGGGAACACTGTAGATTTCAACTACGTTACCGCATCAGACTATAATTCAGATCAAACAGTAACAAAAGCCAACTCATTAAAAGTGACTTCAACGAAGAATTTTAATGTGAAAGTAAAAGCAGGAGGAGCGAATTTCATGAATGGAACAAACCTAATCCCTGTCAGCGTATTAACAATTAAAGCAGCTACCGCTTCCGGAACTATGGGAGGAACAAAAAGTGCTGTTGTTCTATCTGCAACGGATCAGACATTAGTATCAAACGCTCCGCTTGGAAGTGCATTAACACTGAATTTGGACTACACCATTCCGGCAGCAAAGTCTTCGTCTTCTGACATCTTAGGTAAACCGGCAGGAACGTACACGCAGACCGTAACTTATACTGCAACAGCTTTATAA
- a CDS encoding peptidoglycan-binding protein LysM encodes MIKQIAIAALTIGASILGTNNVQAQNTTATTTVNITLNDVISIDAGSTAIGNTVNFNYATSTDYNSDQTVNKANSLKVTSTKNFNVKVKAGGTNFVNGTNLIPVNVLTIKAATAPGTMGGTKSAVVLSSTDQTLVSNAPLGSALTLNLDYTIPAAKSSSSDILGKPAGTYTQTVTYTATAL; translated from the coding sequence ATGATAAAACAAATTGCAATCGCAGCCTTAACAATCGGAGCAAGTATATTAGGAACCAACAATGTTCAGGCTCAGAATACAACTGCAACAACAACCGTAAACATTACTCTGAACGATGTAATCTCTATTGATGCCGGAAGTACTGCAATTGGTAACACTGTTAACTTCAACTACGCTACTTCAACAGACTACAATTCTGACCAAACCGTTAACAAAGCCAACTCATTAAAAGTTACCTCAACAAAGAATTTTAATGTGAAAGTAAAAGCAGGAGGCACGAATTTCGTGAATGGAACCAACCTAATTCCGGTCAATGTATTAACAATTAAAGCAGCTACCGCTCCCGGAACTATGGGAGGAACAAAAAGTGCTGTTGTTTTATCTTCAACAGATCAGACGTTAGTATCAAACGCTCCGCTTGGAAGCGCATTAACGCTGAATTTGGACTATACCATTCCGGCAGCAAAGTCTTCTTCTTCCGACATTTTAGGTAAGCCGGCAGGAACGTACACACAGACAGTAACTTATACTGCAACAGCTTTATAA
- a CDS encoding COG1470 family protein — protein sequence MNKFIYLFIFFIITGSSSILAQSISMSPTRLFFTGNPGEKVTRTVTLQNSSEKDYVFNLNYKDWVREEDGNKVYLDPGSSKTSNASWISTLENTVTVPARSTKEIVVTMQIPANASKSDVTNSMLFFTQLPQQADKTRIQNGIGIITLFEVGLHIFYTPPGNHVKSLDITNISEVNSENGAKRKVAVNIHNDGNTINDATVEFELTDKDSGKEIKLTPISISMLPDTNQTVQFSLPENISGNFLGVAIIKMAESNDLRVGEKNFNFK from the coding sequence ATGAACAAGTTTATCTATCTTTTCATTTTCTTTATAATCACAGGATCTTCTTCAATTCTGGCACAAAGCATCTCTATGTCTCCTACACGCTTGTTTTTTACCGGTAATCCGGGAGAAAAAGTAACAAGAACAGTCACTCTTCAAAACAGCTCGGAGAAAGATTATGTTTTTAATCTAAACTATAAAGACTGGGTTAGAGAAGAAGACGGAAATAAGGTTTATCTTGATCCGGGCAGTTCAAAAACGTCCAATGCATCCTGGATTTCAACTCTGGAAAACACGGTAACCGTTCCTGCAAGAAGTACAAAGGAGATTGTAGTAACCATGCAGATTCCTGCAAACGCATCAAAGTCTGATGTTACCAACAGTATGTTGTTTTTCACGCAGCTTCCTCAGCAGGCAGATAAAACACGTATTCAGAATGGTATTGGTATCATTACCCTATTTGAAGTGGGACTTCACATCTTTTACACTCCACCGGGGAATCATGTAAAAAGTTTAGATATTACCAATATTTCTGAGGTGAATAGTGAAAATGGAGCGAAAAGAAAAGTGGCAGTAAACATCCATAATGACGGAAATACCATCAATGATGCCACCGTTGAGTTTGAATTAACCGACAAAGACAGTGGTAAGGAAATAAAATTGACTCCAATTTCCATCTCCATGCTTCCCGATACCAATCAGACCGTTCAGTTTTCTTTACCTGAAAACATTTCCGGAAACTTCCTTGGTGTAGCAATTATCAAAATGGCAGAATCTAACGATTTACGCGTAGGCGAAAAAAACTTTAATTTTAAATAG
- a CDS encoding sensor histidine kinase, with amino-acid sequence MNDLVNELQLKIQRLENELNFKNGLISILSHDSKELFGNFLWLIKSLEQQTISEADFFKLLPQIKNDTQKNLQTIQDSTTWLKTQYGDFKINPVKIAVTDLYHYLEEKYAARLKEKKISFHFKGDHNAFITSDVLLLKYVLDKIFNNAVKYSLPEQDIYLQASTEDDQLLLSVTDFGTGMNEKYLSAIYTYDNPIFLGTAGEKGVGLSLKIVKNFISLLQGNIKIISAENKGTTVTLFFVNL; translated from the coding sequence ATGAATGACCTTGTCAACGAACTGCAATTAAAAATCCAAAGACTGGAAAATGAACTCAATTTCAAGAACGGACTGATCTCCATATTATCTCATGATTCAAAAGAACTGTTTGGAAATTTTCTCTGGCTTATAAAATCGCTGGAACAGCAGACCATAAGCGAGGCAGATTTTTTTAAGCTGCTGCCGCAGATAAAAAACGACACCCAGAAAAATCTGCAAACCATACAGGACAGCACCACCTGGCTAAAAACACAATACGGAGACTTTAAGATTAATCCCGTTAAGATCGCAGTAACAGATCTTTATCACTATTTAGAAGAAAAATACGCTGCCAGATTAAAAGAGAAAAAAATCAGTTTTCATTTTAAAGGAGATCACAACGCGTTTATTACAAGCGATGTGCTGCTGCTGAAATATGTTTTAGATAAAATTTTCAACAATGCGGTAAAATATTCCCTTCCGGAACAGGACATTTATTTACAGGCAAGTACAGAAGACGATCAGCTTTTACTTTCGGTAACAGATTTCGGAACAGGGATGAATGAAAAGTATTTATCTGCAATTTATACCTATGATAATCCCATATTTCTGGGGACTGCAGGCGAGAAAGGAGTTGGATTAAGTTTGAAAATTGTTAAAAATTTTATATCCTTGCTGCAGGGAAATATCAAAATCATTTCTGCTGAAAATAAAGGAACTACAGTCACCCTTTTTTTTGTAAATTTATAA
- a CDS encoding response regulator, with protein sequence MSSKINVRIIVADDHGIVRMGLIQTIKRFRPDAVILEVEDYKSMYKTIQKEELDLAIMDVNMPNGTVQEAIDYIKIHQPSLKILIFSSQDEVLYGMRYLKMGAGGYLSKQSSTEEIETALSAMLSKGRYVSDNIKEEIFFETLSGSPKNSSFEMLSDRELQIANKLAEGIPLKEISNQLNLHSSTISTYKNRLFDKLKIRSIPELVEILRLYNK encoded by the coding sequence ATGAGTTCAAAAATTAACGTTCGTATTATTGTTGCAGACGATCACGGTATTGTAAGAATGGGACTGATCCAGACGATCAAAAGATTCAGGCCCGATGCCGTAATTTTAGAAGTAGAAGATTATAAATCTATGTACAAAACGATCCAGAAAGAAGAACTGGATCTGGCAATTATGGATGTTAATATGCCTAATGGTACAGTTCAGGAAGCAATAGATTACATAAAAATTCATCAGCCTTCACTTAAAATTCTAATATTTTCTTCACAGGACGAAGTGCTGTACGGGATGCGTTATCTAAAGATGGGCGCCGGCGGATATCTGAGCAAACAAAGCTCCACCGAAGAAATTGAGACTGCTTTATCGGCAATGCTGAGTAAAGGCAGGTATGTAAGTGATAATATAAAAGAAGAGATCTTTTTTGAAACCTTAAGCGGCTCGCCAAAAAACTCTTCCTTTGAAATGCTGTCTGACCGCGAACTGCAAATTGCCAATAAGCTTGCAGAAGGCATTCCTCTTAAAGAAATTTCTAACCAGCTGAATCTTCATTCATCCACCATCAGTACTTACAAAAACAGATTGTTTGATAAGCTGAAAATACGATCCATCCCCGAACTTGTGGAAATTCTTAGGTTATACAATAAGTAA